One bacterium genomic region harbors:
- a CDS encoding glycosyltransferase family 2 protein, whose translation MTSSLKYVVKTAAFLAVPYALTAAIIYLAFSTTYRPIEEYRIVRFVVVLFFVPVVLKYALHLLVAPFYPVVESSQARRLRSAMLSVSVLIPAYNEEVGIQTTLRSVLATAYPHLEIIVINDGSTDRTHRLVVDFIRHQRKTQSSPATIRYRQIVNGGKARALNVGLSMAHGDIVITIDADSVMGKDAIVNMVRRFTHSRVASVAGNVAIGNKHGLLGLVQQLEYLYGFYFKRADALLNAVYIVGGAAAAYRRDVIEALGGFDEHTITEDIELSTRLQDHGYMVRYAADACVLTEGPETFSGLCRQRLRWKFGRLVTFYRYRHLFFSTDHHHSFFLSFVILPMALFAEFLLLLQGALLTIFYIYIVRTNDFIPLMVVIILLTCIIIWQILSDTQSRYHRNLFLLAPVAWFLFYLLDIVEYQALIRSMWNLHRRRRPLWQRWNRVGVFSAT comes from the coding sequence ATGACTTCCAGCTTAAAATACGTAGTCAAGACCGCTGCATTTCTCGCGGTGCCGTATGCTCTGACTGCTGCGATTATCTATCTTGCGTTCTCAACGACCTATAGGCCGATTGAGGAATACAGGATTGTTCGGTTCGTCGTTGTCCTCTTCTTCGTGCCGGTAGTCTTGAAGTATGCGCTTCACCTACTTGTTGCACCGTTTTATCCCGTGGTCGAGTCCTCTCAGGCAAGACGATTACGATCCGCCATGCTGTCGGTGTCCGTGCTTATACCAGCGTATAACGAAGAGGTTGGCATACAAACGACGCTGCGATCAGTGCTTGCCACCGCGTACCCACATCTCGAGATCATTGTCATCAACGATGGATCAACCGATCGCACACACCGCCTTGTCGTGGACTTTATTCGACACCAGAGGAAGACACAGTCGTCTCCAGCCACGATACGATACCGCCAGATAGTAAACGGCGGCAAGGCGCGCGCACTAAACGTCGGCCTATCCATGGCACACGGCGATATCGTCATTACGATTGACGCCGACAGTGTCATGGGCAAGGACGCCATAGTCAACATGGTGCGGCGCTTTACGCACTCGCGAGTGGCGTCTGTCGCCGGCAACGTTGCCATAGGCAACAAGCATGGTCTTCTCGGACTGGTTCAGCAGCTCGAATATCTCTACGGATTTTATTTCAAGCGTGCGGATGCGCTTTTGAACGCAGTCTATATCGTCGGCGGCGCTGCAGCTGCGTATCGTCGGGATGTGATTGAGGCACTCGGCGGATTCGACGAGCACACTATCACAGAAGATATCGAGCTTTCCACACGTCTGCAAGATCACGGCTATATGGTTCGCTACGCTGCAGACGCGTGTGTGCTGACCGAGGGGCCCGAAACGTTTTCCGGGCTCTGTCGGCAGCGATTGCGTTGGAAGTTTGGCCGGCTGGTGACGTTCTATAGATACCGCCACCTCTTTTTCAGCACTGATCATCACCATAGTTTTTTCCTAAGCTTTGTGATTCTCCCGATGGCGCTGTTTGCGGAGTTTCTTCTCTTGCTCCAGGGCGCCCTGCTAACAATCTTTTATATCTATATAGTGCGCACGAACGACTTTATTCCACTCATGGTCGTGATTATACTGCTGACGTGTATCATTATCTGGCAAATTTTGTCGGATACCCAGTCGCGCTACCATCGGAATCTGTTTTTGCTCGCCCCAGTCGCGTGGTTCCTTTTTTATCTGCTAGATATCGTAGAATACCAGGCGTTGATTCGGAGCATGTGGAATCTCCACCGTCGACGGCGTCCTTTGTGGCAGAGATGGAATCGTGTCGGCGTTTTCAGCGCGACGTAA